A DNA window from Gemmatimonadota bacterium contains the following coding sequences:
- a CDS encoding peptidylprolyl isomerase gives MGDRVLKRTRYLKIGLIICLIGMWGCDKPQKVSIVAQVGNRHLTKEALERRIPSPFAGTISPKEKQRLVENWIEEELLYREAIRQKLDRDPELSDRIDRAVRQLLASELMARTHARDAEVSEDEILTYYEEHRADFERDQLELRVRHLIVADRNAQTRAWVRLQKGEFFEQVAREVSIDQSAINGGDLGYFTEDMVNPSFWAACWDAKLGHRIRARTELGYHIIEVMDRNDEGSIRDLVDVRDEIQQRILAERRREQRAKLIAELKEQIEWSVDWKQLNNTR, from the coding sequence ATGGGAGATCGCGTTTTGAAACGGACGCGGTATTTAAAAATCGGTCTAATAATCTGCCTGATTGGCATGTGGGGGTGCGATAAGCCACAAAAAGTTTCCATCGTGGCGCAAGTGGGAAATCGCCATCTGACCAAAGAGGCATTGGAGAGGCGTATTCCCTCTCCGTTTGCAGGAACAATCTCGCCAAAAGAAAAACAAAGACTGGTCGAAAATTGGATCGAGGAAGAACTCCTCTATCGAGAAGCCATAAGACAAAAACTCGATCGAGATCCCGAACTGTCAGATCGCATTGATCGCGCTGTTCGGCAACTATTGGCGAGCGAATTGATGGCACGCACACACGCACGCGATGCCGAAGTCTCAGAGGATGAAATTCTCACCTATTACGAAGAACATCGTGCAGATTTTGAGCGCGACCAACTCGAACTCAGAGTGCGGCATCTCATAGTGGCAGACCGGAATGCACAAACTCGGGCGTGGGTACGCCTGCAAAAAGGCGAATTTTTTGAACAGGTGGCGCGCGAAGTCTCAATCGATCAGTCGGCTATAAATGGTGGCGATCTGGGATATTTTACCGAAGATATGGTCAACCCTTCTTTTTGGGCGGCATGTTGGGATGCCAAATTGGGACACCGGATACGCGCGCGCACTGAACTGGGCTACCATATCATTGAGGTAATGGATCGAAACGACGAGGGTTCAATACGCGACCTGGTCGATGTGCGCGACGAGATACAGCAACGCATCCTGGCCGAGCGCCGCCGCGAACAACGCGCCAAATTGATTGCCGAACTCAAAGAACAGATTGAATGGTCAGTAGATTGGAAGCAATTGAATAATACAAGGTGA
- a CDS encoding peptidylprolyl isomerase, translating to MKTLLINLLIGVFLLAGTARAEPVLVDKIIAVVDDKIVLRSDVENKLRMELITRKIDVRTVPQAELENMFNKVLENEIQRNLLLVRAREDSIEVDDERVEEMVRAQVRQFKEQFGTAAFVEELKKAGLTERQMRDRFREQFRNQYLEQSMYGLLSQQVSVSPRDIKEFEEKYRRGESDFVSLSHIFVEPTASTEQQDKIRPQAEAILERIRAGEDFAALAKEYSQDPGSASQGGDLGFFGRGTMVPAFEDVAFSLKVGEVSGLVQSQFGFHIIRVEEISDDQVRARHILFLLQKDEKAGQQKALALYQQIKDGADFAELAREHSDYEETASRGGFWRDDIPKPNLPPEIADVVRALKPGDVSLPVKMEGGWNLFRINDDATALEKFAQEERLQELFREKLAETRAKLYVDVRLE from the coding sequence ATGAAAACGCTGCTTATCAACTTGCTGATTGGGGTATTCCTGCTCGCGGGCACAGCGCGTGCAGAGCCTGTCTTAGTAGATAAAATTATAGCGGTAGTAGATGACAAAATTGTATTGCGGTCTGATGTGGAGAACAAGCTGCGGATGGAGTTGATTACTCGAAAAATCGATGTGCGAACCGTGCCACAGGCAGAGCTTGAAAATATGTTTAATAAGGTGCTGGAAAATGAAATTCAGCGCAACTTATTACTGGTCAGAGCGCGAGAAGACAGCATAGAGGTAGATGACGAGCGCGTGGAAGAAATGGTGCGAGCGCAGGTTCGTCAGTTTAAGGAACAATTTGGCACAGCAGCTTTTGTCGAAGAATTAAAAAAAGCGGGGTTGACCGAGCGACAGATGCGAGACAGATTTAGAGAGCAGTTTCGCAACCAGTATTTGGAACAGAGTATGTATGGACTGCTGTCACAGCAGGTCAGCGTATCGCCCCGGGATATAAAGGAATTTGAAGAAAAATACCGCCGAGGCGAGTCAGATTTCGTGTCGTTGAGCCATATTTTTGTAGAACCTACCGCATCGACAGAACAGCAGGACAAAATTCGCCCCCAGGCAGAAGCGATCTTAGAGCGTATTCGAGCAGGTGAAGATTTTGCAGCACTGGCAAAAGAATACTCACAGGACCCGGGCAGCGCGTCTCAAGGTGGGGATCTGGGCTTTTTTGGACGCGGAACCATGGTACCTGCATTTGAAGACGTTGCCTTTAGTCTCAAAGTCGGTGAGGTGAGCGGCCTCGTACAATCGCAATTTGGCTTCCACATCATTCGCGTTGAAGAAATCTCGGACGATCAGGTGCGAGCGCGTCACATTTTGTTTTTGCTACAAAAAGACGAAAAAGCCGGCCAGCAAAAGGCACTGGCGTTGTATCAACAGATTAAAGACGGAGCGGATTTTGCCGAACTTGCACGCGAGCATTCCGACTATGAAGAAACAGCATCTCGCGGCGGATTTTGGAGGGACGACATTCCCAAGCCCAACCTTCCACCCGAAATCGCAGATGTGGTGCGCGCACTCAAGCCGGGTGATGTGAGTTTGCCCGTAAAAATGGAAGGCGGCTGGAATCTATTCCGAATCAATGACGATGCCACTGCATTAGAGAAATTTGCTCAAGAAGAGCGCTTGCAGGAATTATTCCGCGAGAAACTTGCGGAAACGCGGGCAAAATTATATGTGGATGTGCGGTTGGAATAG
- a CDS encoding ATP-binding cassette domain-containing protein → MSVIKLQNVCVEHWEQPILVDANIEINQGEFVYLVGQTEAEKRAILELIIFAELPRSGVVSVGEYDSRQIRKTDIPQLRRQVGVVFQDFKLLHHRTVYENVAFALEVTGVSRRWIKRKTQAILSDVDLLHKRNAYPDELSGDGRLRVAIARALVNDPLVLLADEPTANLDTDATEQVMAIFKKMNARGIAVIIATREAVQENQYPWRILQLENGVVEQVTN, encoded by the coding sequence ATGTCTGTAATTAAATTACAAAACGTATGTGTCGAGCATTGGGAACAACCGATATTGGTCGATGCCAACATAGAGATCAATCAGGGCGAATTTGTCTATCTGGTTGGACAGACCGAGGCGGAAAAGCGCGCGATACTCGAACTGATTATATTTGCGGAATTGCCCCGTTCGGGCGTGGTATCTGTGGGAGAGTACGACTCGCGGCAAATTCGAAAAACGGATATCCCTCAATTGCGACGACAAGTGGGTGTCGTATTTCAAGACTTCAAATTATTGCACCATCGCACAGTTTATGAAAATGTGGCCTTCGCCCTTGAAGTAACAGGTGTTTCGCGACGCTGGATCAAGCGCAAAACACAGGCAATATTGTCAGATGTGGATTTGTTGCACAAACGCAATGCGTATCCAGATGAGTTGTCGGGTGATGGGCGACTACGGGTGGCAATTGCGCGGGCACTGGTGAATGATCCCCTTGTCTTGTTGGCAGATGAACCAACCGCTAATTTGGATACCGACGCAACAGAGCAGGTGATGGCTATTTTTAAAAAGATGAATGCGCGCGGAATAGCTGTGATCATAGCGACACGTGAAGCAGTGCAAGAAAACCAATATCCCTGGCGAATATTGCAGTTGGAAAATGGCGTTGTTGAGCAAGTCACAAACTGA
- a CDS encoding permease-like cell division protein FtsX: protein MSLVLREAWQGVVRTRIAGVISVATIGASLLVLGFLWQVIESGNALVDRLRARVEIDIYLKDGISPQRILALRRTLEARPEVAGIMYVDQDAAAREFRSRFGLGTVDALSSNPLPASLRVRISPGENMPRRARAVARSVTGHSAVEGVNVGEAWANSLEHFIKVITGIGLALGCILCFACAFAISHATKLMVLAQRDAIGIMRLVGATDITVWMIFEAGGAILGFVGGFLAPLMLAYISPWWAVRVPGLTVTPTIELTLCLIALGTVLGAVGSWSSLNRMLREIA, encoded by the coding sequence ATGAGTCTGGTATTGCGCGAGGCATGGCAAGGAGTTGTGCGGACGAGAATCGCAGGTGTGATTTCTGTGGCGACCATTGGAGCATCGCTGCTGGTATTGGGATTCCTTTGGCAGGTCATCGAAAGTGGGAACGCGCTGGTTGATCGGCTGCGCGCGCGGGTAGAGATAGACATTTACTTAAAAGATGGCATTTCACCTCAGCGCATATTGGCATTGCGGCGCACGTTAGAAGCAAGACCCGAGGTGGCCGGAATTATGTATGTAGATCAAGACGCGGCTGCCAGAGAATTTCGGTCACGATTTGGCCTGGGTACGGTCGATGCGCTTTCGAGCAATCCATTGCCCGCTTCGCTCAGAGTACGTATCTCGCCCGGTGAGAATATGCCGCGCCGCGCTCGGGCTGTTGCAAGATCTGTAACCGGTCACAGTGCTGTAGAAGGTGTAAATGTGGGTGAAGCTTGGGCGAATTCTTTAGAGCATTTTATTAAAGTAATTACCGGCATTGGACTCGCTCTTGGGTGTATCCTGTGTTTTGCGTGTGCATTTGCAATAAGCCATGCGACCAAATTGATGGTACTGGCGCAGCGCGATGCCATTGGGATTATGCGGTTGGTCGGCGCAACGGATATAACTGTGTGGATGATCTTTGAGGCTGGAGGTGCAATACTGGGCTTTGTCGGTGGATTTTTAGCCCCCCTGATGTTGGCTTATATATCACCGTGGTGGGCTGTTCGCGTACCGGGTTTGACAGTCACACCAACGATTGAACTGACACTCTGTCTGATAGCATTGGGTACTGTACTGGGCGCAGTAGGCAGTTGGTCATCGCTGAACCGCATGTTGAGGGAAATCGCGTAG
- a CDS encoding class I SAM-dependent methyltransferase: MPTTEATPYSRLATIYDHVMRHVDYVHWAHYVSSLLARHKIKPNRVLDLACGTGSLAIELYRQKFDVIGADGCREMLDVAVDKTRKLRYPIPFYHRNLLDLSDLPPCDTALCLYDSINYLMSPEKIARALEEVHRIVNLNGIFVVDICTESNSRQYFSNMQSEDSGDGFSYRRHSYYEKGVQYNKFDIHFEDTDEVVKEVHQQRIYSLSVIEEIVDKSPFEMVGAYGGFGYAPPTDFSDRVHFVLRKQFNYC; encoded by the coding sequence ATGCCAACTACTGAGGCAACACCTTATAGCCGCTTAGCGACCATTTACGACCATGTGATGCGACACGTAGATTACGTACATTGGGCACATTATGTGTCGTCATTGCTCGCACGACACAAGATCAAACCCAATCGAGTCCTGGACCTGGCCTGTGGAACGGGCAGTCTGGCAATTGAGCTATACCGCCAGAAGTTCGATGTAATAGGTGCGGATGGATGCAGGGAAATGCTGGATGTCGCTGTAGATAAAACGCGGAAGTTGCGCTATCCCATTCCCTTTTACCATCGCAATCTACTCGATTTGAGCGATTTGCCCCCGTGCGATACCGCGTTGTGTTTGTACGATAGCATCAACTATTTGATGTCACCCGAAAAGATCGCGCGTGCGTTGGAAGAAGTACACCGCATTGTAAATCTCAACGGTATCTTTGTAGTCGATATCTGTACAGAGAGCAATTCGAGGCAATACTTTAGCAATATGCAGTCAGAAGATTCGGGAGATGGATTTTCATATCGACGACACAGCTATTACGAGAAAGGTGTGCAATACAACAAATTTGATATTCATTTTGAAGACACGGATGAAGTGGTCAAAGAAGTACATCAACAGCGCATCTATTCTCTGTCGGTGATCGAAGAAATTGTGGATAAATCGCCTTTTGAAATGGTGGGAGCATACGGTGGGTTTGGGTATGCACCACCGACAGATTTTTCGGATCGGGTGCATTTTGTTCTAAGAAAACAGTTCAATTACTGCTGA
- a CDS encoding S4 domain-containing protein — translation MRLDIYLNTCCLVRRRSEAKRACGNGIVTVDGQEAKASRTLRAGQRVCIAFSDRLLEFEVLAIPQGNVSRKRAPEYYRVIRDEARAPEFF, via the coding sequence ATGAGATTAGATATCTATCTAAATACGTGTTGTCTGGTGCGGCGACGTTCAGAGGCCAAGCGGGCGTGTGGCAATGGCATTGTGACAGTAGATGGGCAAGAGGCCAAAGCGAGTCGCACTCTGCGCGCCGGACAGAGGGTATGCATTGCATTTTCCGATCGCCTATTAGAGTTCGAAGTACTGGCGATTCCACAGGGCAATGTGTCGCGGAAGCGAGCACCTGAATATTATCGCGTTATTCGAGATGAGGCACGGGCACCAGAATTTTTTTGA